TCCGGCTCGCTCATCCAGCAATCGACAAAATTGATTCCATTAGCTTCACATGCCTTAATCAGGACTTCTGTATCTTCATATGGTCTTTCAACTAGAAATTCTGCTCCAAATGCAATTTCAGACACTTCGATGCCTGTATCTCCCAACTTTCTGTATTCCATTTAATTCCCTCAATGTAATATATGTTTTAAGAAATCTTTAAAAGTTTCGAGATTAAAGATTATTATAGGTGAAAGATGTATACCAAGGAATTTATTTTGGATGAGGTCAATCACATCCGTGAAGAGATAGGCCATGACAAGGTCAACATTTCAATTGAGGAAATCTATTTTGAAAACGATGAGATGTGGATTATCACAGAGGACCGTCCCGACAAGTCAGCAATCATCGGCAAGGGAGGATGGGTTGTAGGCAAGCTCCGTGAAAAACTGGGCCTTGAAAGTATACATGTTGAATCCTATGGGGACTTCCTGAATAAGGAATACAAATTGAAATTGTCCAAGAAAACAATCCATAATCTTGACTTGGATTTTGTTGGCCTCAGAAACCTTGAAAGGACAATTGACTATAAGCTGGCCAACATATACAGTTTCAACTTTGACAATTTTTTTGAGGACAATAGCTTTGACGAGTCAGAAAACGTTGAGGCGGTTGTGGCGTTGTCAGGTGGTGTTGACAGCAGCTTTTCACTTATCCTGGCTAAAAAATTGGGTTTCAATCCTGTTGCGGTCACTGTTGATCCGGGAACAATCATCCTGCCGAAGCAATTTAAGGAAAACATCAAACTTGTAACCGAGACACTTGGCGTCGCTCATGAGTACATCGAGACCGATTACAGTGATGTGATTTCCGAATCATTCACAGGCAAGATCCATCCCTGCGGCAGATGTTCCAAAAACACCGGTGAGCTGGTGAAGAGATATGCAAAAGATAACGAAATACCTATAATTATATTCGGAGATATGCTTGCAACAGGCAGTCAATGCATAAATATGCAGGACGATTCATTATATCGATTGAACCTTCCAGCAAGTTTAAGTGTTGGCAAGCAAGAGATAAAATCCTTGATTAAAAACTATGATTTAAAGACCTTCAAGGGATTCGGCTGTCCGCTGCTATATGAGGTTCACAGGAAATTTCCCCACATGAAAAAATTCTCGATACAAAGGATATTGAGGGAAACCCGTTCAAGCGCATTGGAACCTGGAGAGGCGCTGGACCTGATTTGGAGTTTCTACAGAACAGAATGAGTTTTATATGAGTGTTGTGATGGGAGATATCAATAGAAGCTGAGCTTTACTTATTGAATTCATTGAGGAACAATTAATAAGTTTTCTATGGATATCCCATCTCAACCATCATGCTTCAGTAATCGATGATTACCTCCGCAATTTTATTTTTGTAAATTACAGTATATAAAGTTTAGGTATTCCTAAATATTTTTAAAATTAAAAAAAATAATTATTGAATGGATTCAATAATTTCATTAACAGGATTTGTCGCATTATTCAATTCATCATGAACAGGGAAAGTGTAAATCACCATATATGTTAAGTTGTTAGCCTCAAATGAATAAAAGGAGAAATAAGACTCGTTTTTCATGAAATTCTGTTGGTTGATGTCAATTCCGTTGCTTGAAGTGTAGTTTTCCTCAGACAAAAATGTGAAACCGGAACTCATTCTGCTGTTTTTCTCAAGAATCGCATCTGAAGAGTTTACCTGAATCATACTGATGGTGTAGTTGTCCGCATTGTCGCTTTTCAATATGCAGGCTTCATCAGTGGTCTTGTTGATGGAATAGTTGCCTGGAATGTCAAATGAGACGTCTGACAACTCAAACTGTTCAGCAAAAATAATGGAAGTGCCTGAAGTTAATATAAAAACTACAAGCAATGCTAAAATTATTTTATTGAATTTCATAGAATTCACCCAAATTAAATTCCATGTCTTTCAAATTCCTCATCCAAGAATAATTTAATGTTTTCACGAGCGATTTCAACCATTTCAGGGGCAGGACCTCCTGGAACAGCTCTGATTCTAACGTTTTCACGAGGATTTAATGCCCTTTGAATCAAGTCATCATCAAGGTTCAACTCGTCAAAGCCCAATTCAACAGCGATGTCATCGATGAATTTGGATGTGATGTCCTCTTCCGCCATATCGCTTGCAGTGGCTTCGTTAACGATTCTTCCAACAATCTTATGGGCGGTTCTGAAAGGAATTTTCTTTTCACGGACCATAATGTCTGCCAAATCGGTTGCAGTAGCGAAATTTTTACCTGCAAGTTCAGCGCACCTGTCCACCTTGAATTCAACGGACAGCAACATTTTGGTTACAATGGACAATGTGTCCTGGGTTACCTTGATTGCATTCCATAAGTGAGGAGTGATTTCTTGCAAATCCCTGTTGTAAGTGTAAGGAATTGCCTTTAGAATTGTCAAGATAGTGATTAGCTCACCTGTGGCAATGCTTGTCTTACCACGGGCAAGTTCAGCAACATCGGGATTTTTCTTTTGAGGCATAATAGAAGATGTTGATGAGTATTCATCCGCCATTTCAATGACGCCGAATTCATAAGTGCTCCATAAGACCAGTTCTTCACAGATTTTAGCGAGAGTTGAAGACAAAGCAACAAAATCAAAGACTGTCTCTGCAATGAAATCCCTTGCGGAAACTCCATCCATGGAATTTTCCATATAGGAATCGAAACCAAGCAAATCGGTGGTCAGTTGCCTATTGATAGGGAAACTTGTAGTTGCCATTGCGGCTGATCCTAACGGATTGATGTTTACACGTTTATAAGTGTCGTTTAAACGTTCATAATCCCTTTTGAGAGCCTGTACATGAGCCATCAAATGATGGGCAATTGTAATAGGTTGAGCATGCTGCAAGTGTGTAAAACCAATGAAAACATCCTCCAAATGCTCACCGGCCATTTCAACAAGGCCTTCCATGAATTCTAAAATGCCGATTTGGATTTCTATGATTTTTTCCCTTAAAACCAACCTCACATCACATGCAACCTGGTCATTACGTGACTTTGCGGTGTGCATGAAACCGGCTTCCGGGCCGATTTTGGATGTGACATAGTTCTCGATAGCCATGTGAACATCCTCAACTGAAGGATCAAAGACCAATGCGGAGTACCCTTCCTCTTTTAAGGAATCGAGTGCGCATAGGATGTTGTCAGCAATGTCAGCGTCGATAATGCCTTCATGTTTTAGCATTGAGGTATGTGCAAAATTAGTTTTAATGTCTGCTTCAAAAATAATTTTATCTGCTTCAAGTGATGAAGTGTATTCAGCTGCTTCATCAGTCATTCCAGTCTTAAAACGACCATTTCTAATATTATCCACAAAAATCCCTTCTAAAAATGATTAAAGTAAATTAAAAATAAATAAAAAAAGAAATTAAGATTTGTAAAAATCTTATTTTTTCATTTCAGTGTATCCGCATTTACCACAAGCAACTCTGTCACCATGGTCAGCCATGAATACACCTTCACCACAACGAGGACAAATTTGGTTTTTTCTTACAATTTTGTCTCCATCTACTTCATATAAATCAGATTTTCTAACCATAAAATCACCTATTCTTCTGCTTCAGCTTCTTCTTCAGGAGCTTCTTCTTCAGGTTCTTCGTTTTTAGCAATAACGTGTTTAGTTTCAATGTAAGTTAAATCATCTACAGTGTCGTAAACTTTAGCGTAACCTAATGCTTTAGGTTCACCGTAGTGAGGTTGTACATTGTCAACAACGATTAAATCTTTTTTAGTGTTTAATAAAGCAACTAATTTAGATTTAATGTCTAACACTTTAGGAGTTGCTTCTCCATCGTAATCAACGTAAAATTTGATTTCCTTTCTGTTAAATAATTTATTTTCTTTTTCTTCGATAAATTCGATTTCCATGATAAAACCTCATTTAATTTATTCAATAAATCCGTCAATAAGCATTTGAGCTTTATTTTTTAATTCACGAGCTTTCAAAAGCACCAATCCCTCATTAGGTTGACCATACAAGATGGTGGTTTCAGGATTTGCCATTAAGATGCAAGGAAGAACTGCAAGATCTTCTTCCCCTGCTACTTCAATTACATAACATTCGCCAT
The window above is part of the Methanobrevibacter thaueri genome. Proteins encoded here:
- a CDS encoding 7-cyano-7-deazaguanine synthase, which gives rise to MYTKEFILDEVNHIREEIGHDKVNISIEEIYFENDEMWIITEDRPDKSAIIGKGGWVVGKLREKLGLESIHVESYGDFLNKEYKLKLSKKTIHNLDLDFVGLRNLERTIDYKLANIYSFNFDNFFEDNSFDESENVEAVVALSGGVDSSFSLILAKKLGFNPVAVTVDPGTIILPKQFKENIKLVTETLGVAHEYIETDYSDVISESFTGKIHPCGRCSKNTGELVKRYAKDNEIPIIIFGDMLATGSQCINMQDDSLYRLNLPASLSVGKQEIKSLIKNYDLKTFKGFGCPLLYEVHRKFPHMKKFSIQRILRETRSSALEPGEALDLIWSFYRTE
- the argH gene encoding argininosuccinate lyase, which produces MDNIRNGRFKTGMTDEAAEYTSSLEADKIIFEADIKTNFAHTSMLKHEGIIDADIADNILCALDSLKEEGYSALVFDPSVEDVHMAIENYVTSKIGPEAGFMHTAKSRNDQVACDVRLVLREKIIEIQIGILEFMEGLVEMAGEHLEDVFIGFTHLQHAQPITIAHHLMAHVQALKRDYERLNDTYKRVNINPLGSAAMATTSFPINRQLTTDLLGFDSYMENSMDGVSARDFIAETVFDFVALSSTLAKICEELVLWSTYEFGVIEMADEYSSTSSIMPQKKNPDVAELARGKTSIATGELITILTILKAIPYTYNRDLQEITPHLWNAIKVTQDTLSIVTKMLLSVEFKVDRCAELAGKNFATATDLADIMVREKKIPFRTAHKIVGRIVNEATASDMAEEDITSKFIDDIAVELGFDELNLDDDLIQRALNPRENVRIRAVPGGPAPEMVEIARENIKLFLDEEFERHGI
- a CDS encoding 30S ribosomal protein S27ae, whose protein sequence is MVRKSDLYEVDGDKIVRKNQICPRCGEGVFMADHGDRVACGKCGYTEMKK
- a CDS encoding 30S ribosomal protein S24e encodes the protein MEIEFIEEKENKLFNRKEIKFYVDYDGEATPKVLDIKSKLVALLNTKKDLIVVDNVQPHYGEPKALGYAKVYDTVDDLTYIETKHVIAKNEEPEEEAPEEEAEAEE